A window of the Hordeum vulgare subsp. vulgare chromosome 5H, MorexV3_pseudomolecules_assembly, whole genome shotgun sequence genome harbors these coding sequences:
- the LOC123397126 gene encoding uncharacterized protein LOC123397126, giving the protein MAHRSVPQRKKRPGPLRLGENRLSPSQCGSDRLGGTPLALHSFPARLPLLCPTLLRRLRRLCRRRPAMEYEEESSDDNRQDYSQMLCENSQEDEKYEIPDSIEDEDYTGLELELMVFSQKHGKATKRFVAFEGTSTRRRFFACAEKGADNCGFV; this is encoded by the exons ATGGCCCACCGGTCGGTCCCTCAAAGAAAAAAACGGCCCGGACCGCTGCGGCTAGGGGAAAACCGGCTCTCTCCCTCTCAATGCGGCTCGGATCGGCTGGGGGGAACCCCGCTCGCACTGCATTCTTTCCCAGCCCGACTCCCTCTCCTCTGTCCAACGCTTCTTCGCCGTCTCCGCCGTCTTTGCCGTCGGCGCCCCGCCATGGAGTATGAGGAGGAAAGCAGCGACGACAACCGCCAAGACTACTCCCAAATGCTCTGCGAAAATAGTCAGGAGGACGAGAAGTACGAG ATTCCTGATAGCATTGAAGACGAGGATTACACAGGGCTTGAGTTGGAGCTTATGGTTTTCAGCCAAAAGCATGGCAAAGCAACAAAGAGATTCGTAGCTTTTGAAGGAACCAGCACTCGGAGGAGGTTCTTCGCATGTGCTGAGAAG